A window of Terriglobales bacterium genomic DNA:
TGAAACCGGCAAATACGTGACCGCTTAGGGGTGCAGTGGTCGCGAGTCTTGAGGGTGCCCCGTTCAAGCGCAGCTTGGGCGGGGCTTTTGTATCGCATATTCGTATTTCGCCAACTCATCCCGACAGTTCTCAAAGACCACCATGCGATTGTATTGGCTGCCACTGGTCTGGGATAATCCTCAGGCTCTGTCATACGTTTTTGCAGACATCTACTCCAGGAGGAAGAATGCGCAACAAAATTCTCGTGCCAGCCATTCTCTTGATCTTGGGCGTTACCCTGTACGCTCAGCAGGACAAGAGCAAGCGCCCCAGCCCGCCCGGCCAAGCCAGCGTGGCCTTCGCCGATGGAAAGAAGATCACCATCGACTACAGCCGGCCCAAGACTAACGACCCCAAGAGCGGGCAGCCCCGCAAAATTTTCGGCAGTCTCGTGCCTTATGGCGAAGTCTGGCGAACCGGCGCCAACGAAGCCACGTCGTTCGTCACCGAGGCGGATCTCATGGTGGGCAGCGCCCACGTTCCCGCCGGCCACTACACGCTTTACACCCTGCCTCAAGAAAGCGGCTGGAAATTAATCATCAGCAAGAAAACCGGCCAATGGGGAACTCCCTACCCCGGCGAAGCTGACGACCTGGCGCGCCTCGACATGAAAGTGCAGAAACTGACGTCACCTGTTGATCCCTTCACCATCTCTCTCGACAAGACAGGGGACAAGGCGGCGGTGTTAAAGATGTCGTGGGAAAACACCCAGGCCAGCGTTGACATCACTGAGCACTGATCGCGGGCCGTAAAGCCGCCACGGCCGCCGCAGCCCCATATCGTGCCAGGACAATGCACTGCTCCTGATGCAGGCGGTCGTCTCTTCCCGTTTTGCATCAGGCATGAGTCAATGCGATGGGGCGATTGAAGCTGACACCTGCCGGTCCTAGAATAGGATGAAACGCAGTGAGGTGCTTATGCCGGTATACGAATACTTCTGCGAGGCCTGCAAAAAAGAATTCGAAAAGACCCTCACACTCCACGAACACGACAAGAACAAAATCACCTGCCCGAAATGCGGCAGCAGGCAGGTACAGCAGATGGCCGCGGCCTTCACCGCCGTGACCTCAAAGAAAAGTTAGTTACCGCGCAACACGTAGTCTCTGGAGGCGCCGTCAATGTCGGCGTGTGCCTCTGACCTAGTCCGCAGCAGCCTTCGTCTCCAGCCTCCAGCGCAATAGCGGATTGCGCGCTGCCCTCACCTCGTCAAGGCGGGAGACTCTCGTACTATGTGGCGCCTGCAACACGATCTCCGGATCCTGCGCAGCTTCTTCCGCGATGGCTCTCATCGCCTCAACGAATAAATCCAGTTCCTCTTTGGACTCGCTCTCCGTGGGTTCAATCATCAGCGCCCCGGGAACGATCAGCGGAAAAGAAACGGTATAGGAGTGGAACCCATAATCGATGAGCCGCTTGGCAATGTCTCCAGTCCTCACCCCGTTTTTCTGCTGCAGGCGATCGTTGAAGACCACTTCGTGCAGCGTCGGGGTCTTAAAAGCTAGTTCGTAGACTCCCTCCAGCTTCCTGCGAATGTAGTTGGCATTCAGAACCGCGTCCTCTGTCGTCTGGCGTAACCCATCCGGACCATTGGCTAGGATGTAAGCTAGCGCGCGAACATGCATCCCAAAGTTCCCATAGAAGGCGCGAACCCGGCCGATGGACTGTGGACGGTCGTAGTCGAAACCCAGCGTCCCGTCCGGCTTGGTAATCACCACCGGCGCCGGTAAAAACGGCTCCAGGATTTTCTTGCAAGCCACCGGGCCCGACCCCGGTCCTCCGCCCCCGTGCGGAGTAGAGAATGTCTTATGCAGATTTAGGTGCATGACATCCACGCCGTTCTTGCCCGGCCGCGCTTTGCCCACCAGCGCATTCATGTTCGCGCCATCCATATACAGCAGCGCCCCCCGGGCATGCAGGATTTCTGCGGCCTGCTGGATATCCGATTCGAATATCCCCAGCGTATTGGGATTGGTCACCATCAGCGCCGCCACATCCTCGGTGACCTGCTTCTCCAGCGCTGCCAGGTCGAGCATGCCCTTGTCGCACGACTTCAGGTTCTCCACCTGATAGCCCGCGATCGACGCTGTGGCCGGATTGGTGCCGTGCGCCGAATCCGGAATCAAAATTTTCTTACGCGGGTTGCCCTGCGTTTCCAGATAAGCGCGTATCAGAAGAATTCCCGTCAACTCCCCCTGCGCACCCGCCGCCGGCTGCAGTGTGATCGCATCCATGCCGGTAATCTCCAGTAAGCAATCGCTTAACTGGCGGAGAATCTTCAAGGCTCCCTGAGAAATCCTCTCCGGCTGGTACGGGTGCGCATTAGCCAGACCATCGAGCCTTGCTACCACTTCGTTAATGCGCGCGTTGTACTTCATCGTGCAGGAGCCCAGCGGATACATTCCCGTATCTACGCCATAGTTCCACGTGGAGAGCCGGGTGAAGTGCCGAATGACCTCGATCTCGCTGACTTCCGGCAGTTCCGCTGGTTCGTGTCGCTCCACCGCTCCCAGCAGCTTCCCGGCATCTACCTCCGGCACATCGAGCGGCGGCAGCTTGTACGCCTTCTTTCCAGGAGAAGATTTCTCCATGATCAAGCCTTCGTTCTGCGTGACGTGCATGGTGGCTTTGGTGATCCGAGCGTTGATGTCTTTCATTAGGCCACTTCCTTCACCACTGCATCGATGTCGCCACGCGTCGTCAGCTCCGTGCAACACCACAATGCCGCATTCCCCAGCTCGGGATAGAACTTCTTCAGCGGGAATCCTCCAATGATTCTCTTTTCCAGCAGCTGATTGTTGATCACGTAAGGGTCTTCCTTGGTCTGAACCACAAATTCGTTAAAGCGGGGCGATCCTGAGAACAGGACCTTTCCCTTCTTCCCAAATTCGCCCGCCGCGTATGCAGCTTTCGCCAGATTTTGCTTGGCCAGGTCACGCATGCCCTCGCGCCCATAGACCGTCATGAAGATGGTCGTTATCAGCGCAATCAGCGCCTGGTTGGTGCAGATGTTCGACGTCGCCTTCTCCCGGCGGATGTGCTGCTCACGCGTCGAGAGCGTCAGCACGAATCCACGCCGGCCCTGCTTGTCAACCGTCTGGCCCACCAAACGGCCCGGCATTTGGCGGACAAATTTTTCTCTGGTGGCAATCACTCCCGCATACGGTCCGCCATACCCCAGCGGCACGCCAAAGGACTGGGCTTCCATCGCCACGATGTCAGCCTCCACAGGCGGCTTCACAATCCCCAGAGAGACCGCCTCCGCGATCGCCACCACCAGCAGCGCCCCGCGTTTGTGCGCGATTCCGGCTACTGCAGCCACGTCCTCGATGGTCCCGAAAAAATTCGGTGATTGAATCAGTACGCAGCTGGTTTGGTCGTTGACTGTCTTCTCGAGTGTAGTCAAATCAATGCGGCCGTGGTCCCCGTAACTCACGGCCGCAATTGGCGTGTCCTGGTTCTTAGCGTAAGTTGCCAATACTTCCCGATACTCAGGATGGACGCTGCGCGCCACCACCACCGCTTTTCGGCCAGTAACCCGCTCCGCCATCAACACCGCTTCAGTTGTCGCAGTCGAAGCGTCATACATGGAAGCGTTGGCGACTTCCATGCCAGTGAGCTCGCAGATCATCGACTGGAATTCAAAAATGGATTGCAGCGTGCCCTGTGCGATCTCGGCCTGATATGGCGTGTAGGCGGTGAAGAATTCGCCACGCGAGATCAGCGAGTCGATCACTACCGGCCGGTAGTGGTGGTAAGCTCCGGCGCCGAGAAAGCTCCTATATCCTTGAGCATTTTCCGCCGCTCGCTGCTGGAATGTGGAAAGGATTTCGCATTCTGCCATCTGGCGGGGCAGGTTGAGGTCGCCCTTGACGCGGGCGCTGACGGGAATCGGAGCAAACAGATCGTCAATCGATTTCGCTCCAATTTCCCGCAACATTTCTTGGCGGTCGCTTGGTGACTTCGGAAGATAGCGCATGAGATTTGCTTCCGCTTGGTGCTTTGTCCTGAGCCCACGGGTGACTCATCCTAAGCCCTTCTCTTCGGGGCGCAAAATGAGTACTTGCCCTATGGCATCAGGAAAAACGGCGCAACAGCGCGGAACTATTGATTGTAAAGCCCCGGAGCGCTATGCGTAAGGTGGGAATGAAAGGCCGGCACTTCCACCCGGTCTCGACAGCCCGTGAAACGGTGCTTGCCCAGTCTTCCCGAAGCGGGAATGTGGACGGGAATCATCGGCGCACCCACAGCGGGCAAAGCGGGTCGTTCGGTTGGTCAGCTATTCTTGTGTGACCGCTCGCCGTTCCCCTCGCTCGTCCTTTGCCTTAGTGGTCCGCTTCACCTGGAATCGCGAAGACCACGTGCAGGTGCGCGAACCCACCAGACGGATAGAGTCTGAATCGCGCCCTTCCCTGGCTACGATCAAGCTATGCATGGTGTAGCAAACGTTGCCCG
This region includes:
- a CDS encoding DUF2911 domain-containing protein → MRNKILVPAILLILGVTLYAQQDKSKRPSPPGQASVAFADGKKITIDYSRPKTNDPKSGQPRKIFGSLVPYGEVWRTGANEATSFVTEADLMVGSAHVPAGHYTLYTLPQESGWKLIISKKTGQWGTPYPGEADDLARLDMKVQKLTSPVDPFTISLDKTGDKAAVLKMSWENTQASVDITEH
- a CDS encoding zinc ribbon domain-containing protein, whose protein sequence is MKRSEVLMPVYEYFCEACKKEFEKTLTLHEHDKNKITCPKCGSRQVQQMAAAFTAVTSKKS
- the gcvPB gene encoding aminomethyl-transferring glycine dehydrogenase subunit GcvPB, coding for MKDINARITKATMHVTQNEGLIMEKSSPGKKAYKLPPLDVPEVDAGKLLGAVERHEPAELPEVSEIEVIRHFTRLSTWNYGVDTGMYPLGSCTMKYNARINEVVARLDGLANAHPYQPERISQGALKILRQLSDCLLEITGMDAITLQPAAGAQGELTGILLIRAYLETQGNPRKKILIPDSAHGTNPATASIAGYQVENLKSCDKGMLDLAALEKQVTEDVAALMVTNPNTLGIFESDIQQAAEILHARGALLYMDGANMNALVGKARPGKNGVDVMHLNLHKTFSTPHGGGGPGSGPVACKKILEPFLPAPVVITKPDGTLGFDYDRPQSIGRVRAFYGNFGMHVRALAYILANGPDGLRQTTEDAVLNANYIRRKLEGVYELAFKTPTLHEVVFNDRLQQKNGVRTGDIAKRLIDYGFHSYTVSFPLIVPGALMIEPTESESKEELDLFVEAMRAIAEEAAQDPEIVLQAPHSTRVSRLDEVRAARNPLLRWRLETKAAAD
- the gcvPA gene encoding aminomethyl-transferring glycine dehydrogenase subunit GcvPA; translation: MRYLPKSPSDRQEMLREIGAKSIDDLFAPIPVSARVKGDLNLPRQMAECEILSTFQQRAAENAQGYRSFLGAGAYHHYRPVVIDSLISRGEFFTAYTPYQAEIAQGTLQSIFEFQSMICELTGMEVANASMYDASTATTEAVLMAERVTGRKAVVVARSVHPEYREVLATYAKNQDTPIAAVSYGDHGRIDLTTLEKTVNDQTSCVLIQSPNFFGTIEDVAAVAGIAHKRGALLVVAIAEAVSLGIVKPPVEADIVAMEAQSFGVPLGYGGPYAGVIATREKFVRQMPGRLVGQTVDKQGRRGFVLTLSTREQHIRREKATSNICTNQALIALITTIFMTVYGREGMRDLAKQNLAKAAYAAGEFGKKGKVLFSGSPRFNEFVVQTKEDPYVINNQLLEKRIIGGFPLKKFYPELGNAALWCCTELTTRGDIDAVVKEVA